A stretch of the Desulfuromonas sp. TF genome encodes the following:
- the hcrA gene encoding 4-hydroxybenzoyl-CoA reductase subunit alpha, giving the protein MSDNHKVIGRSVPRIDGPEKVTGAAKYTGDLKFPNMLFGKILTSPHAHARILSIDTSEAEKLPGVKAVITHKDVPDKKYGLSPARWDENIFCIDKVRFVGDKVAAVACLDEETCYKALKLIKVEYEELPAVLDFRTAMDEGQPLVHEEYERNINTEIHQEFGDVEKAFAEAHHVRTDVFIGQRTYQSPIEPHSAISMWDGSKLTIYSSTQSPHYFQYYISRQFDLPMGDVRIIKPYLGGGFGGKLEPTGLEFAGAVLARITSRPVRMFYDRAEMFAHNRGRHAQYMEITTGVDKNGKILAAHANFMMDGGAYTSLGIATAYYAGALLPMTYEFDNFKFDMYRVYTNLPACGAQRGHGAPQPKYAFESHLDNVAADLGIDPMDIRLVNARRPDTVTPNDFRVNSCKMRECLERAREISGWDEKKKNLPHGRGIGVATGSFVTGAGYPIYRTDLPHAAAFIKVHEDGTAATLYSGSVDLGQGSDTILCQMAAEAMGYRYEQMKIVAADTEITPLDLGAYASRQTYMSGAAVKQAGEEIKKQLLEMASTMFSLPIDDLDCEDGVVFSKSRSDKTLTFEEVARRHFVLKGPLLGKGSYTPPRLGGKFKGAAVGTSPAYSFGAQVGEVAIDEETGEISVVGIWDVHDCGKVINPRLLHGQVHGALYMGMGESVWEEVLFDDKGRIKNAELANYRVLTAMDMPPVHSEVVDSREPGAPWGVKEIGEGSTNPTLGMFSNAIFDAMGVRVNSLPLTYEKVWRALKEKREREEAEEKKDASGGA; this is encoded by the coding sequence ATGAGCGACAATCACAAAGTTATCGGCCGCAGCGTTCCGCGCATCGACGGGCCGGAGAAGGTCACCGGGGCAGCGAAGTATACAGGGGACCTGAAGTTCCCCAACATGCTCTTCGGCAAGATTTTGACCAGCCCCCACGCCCACGCCCGGATTCTCTCCATCGACACCTCCGAGGCGGAGAAGCTCCCGGGGGTCAAGGCCGTGATCACGCACAAGGACGTACCGGATAAGAAGTACGGCCTGAGCCCGGCCCGCTGGGACGAGAATATCTTCTGCATCGACAAGGTGCGGTTCGTCGGCGACAAGGTCGCCGCGGTGGCCTGTCTCGACGAGGAGACCTGCTACAAGGCTCTCAAGCTCATCAAGGTGGAGTACGAAGAGCTGCCGGCGGTCCTCGACTTCCGCACTGCCATGGACGAGGGGCAGCCTCTGGTTCATGAGGAGTACGAGCGCAACATCAACACCGAGATCCATCAGGAATTCGGCGACGTGGAGAAGGCTTTCGCCGAGGCCCATCACGTGCGCACCGATGTCTTTATCGGCCAGCGAACCTACCAGTCACCCATCGAGCCCCACTCGGCCATTTCCATGTGGGATGGGAGCAAGCTCACCATCTACTCGAGCACCCAGTCCCCCCACTACTTCCAGTACTACATCTCCCGCCAGTTCGATCTGCCCATGGGCGACGTGCGCATCATCAAGCCCTATCTGGGCGGCGGCTTCGGGGGCAAGCTCGAGCCGACGGGACTGGAGTTCGCCGGGGCGGTGCTGGCCCGGATCACCAGCCGGCCTGTGCGCATGTTCTATGATCGGGCCGAGATGTTCGCCCACAACCGGGGGCGACACGCCCAGTACATGGAAATCACCACCGGGGTCGACAAGAACGGCAAGATCCTCGCCGCCCACGCCAACTTCATGATGGACGGCGGAGCCTACACCAGCCTGGGGATCGCCACGGCCTACTATGCCGGGGCGCTTCTGCCGATGACCTACGAGTTCGACAACTTCAAGTTCGACATGTATCGGGTCTACACCAACCTGCCGGCCTGCGGCGCCCAGCGAGGCCACGGAGCGCCCCAGCCCAAGTACGCCTTCGAGAGCCACCTGGATAACGTCGCCGCGGATCTTGGGATCGACCCCATGGACATCCGCCTCGTCAACGCCCGCCGTCCCGATACGGTTACGCCCAACGATTTCCGGGTCAATTCCTGCAAGATGCGTGAGTGTCTGGAGCGGGCACGGGAAATCTCCGGGTGGGACGAGAAGAAGAAAAATCTTCCTCACGGACGGGGGATAGGAGTCGCCACCGGCAGTTTCGTCACCGGCGCGGGCTATCCCATTTACCGTACCGATCTCCCGCACGCCGCGGCCTTCATCAAGGTCCACGAAGACGGGACGGCGGCCACCCTCTATTCCGGCTCGGTGGACCTTGGCCAGGGTTCGGACACGATCCTCTGCCAGATGGCGGCCGAGGCGATGGGGTACCGCTACGAGCAGATGAAGATCGTTGCCGCCGACACCGAGATCACCCCCCTTGACCTCGGGGCCTACGCCAGCCGCCAGACCTATATGTCGGGCGCCGCCGTCAAGCAGGCCGGCGAAGAGATCAAGAAGCAGCTCCTTGAGATGGCTTCAACCATGTTCTCCCTGCCGATCGATGATCTGGATTGTGAGGACGGAGTGGTCTTCTCCAAATCCCGGAGCGACAAGACCCTCACCTTTGAAGAGGTGGCGCGCAGACATTTCGTCCTCAAGGGCCCGCTCCTCGGCAAGGGGTCCTATACCCCGCCCAGGCTGGGGGGCAAGTTCAAGGGGGCCGCCGTGGGGACCTCGCCGGCTTACAGCTTCGGCGCCCAGGTGGGTGAGGTGGCGATCGACGAGGAGACCGGCGAAATCTCGGTGGTCGGCATCTGGGATGTGCACGACTGTGGCAAGGTGATCAATCCCCGCCTGCTGCACGGCCAGGTGCACGGCGCGCTCTATATGGGGATGGGAGAGTCGGTCTGGGAAGAGGTCCTCTTCGACGACAAGGGGAGGATCAAGAACGCCGAGCTTGCGAATTACCGCGTGCTCACCGCCATGGACATGCCGCCCGTTCACTCGGAAGTGGTGGACAGTCGTGAACCGGGCGCTCCCTGGGGGGTCAAGGAGATCGGGGAGGGGTCCACCAACCCGACTCTGGGGATGTTCTCCAACGCCATCTTCGATGCCATGGGGGTCCGGGTGAACAGCCTGCCGCTCACCTACGAGAAGGTCTGGCGGGCGCTGAAAGAGAAGCGCGAGCGGGAAGAGGCCGAGGAAAAGAAGGACGCTTCCGGAGGGGCGTAA
- a CDS encoding (2Fe-2S)-binding protein, with amino-acid sequence MSQVITGKDGVKRYLITLNVNGDAHTVLVKGNAILTNVLRDQLDLTGTKKGCELGDCGSCTVLLDGKPVDSCLVLAVEADGREITTIEGVAANNELDAIQQSMINHAAVQCGYCTPGMVLSAKALLTNNPHPTEPEVREAIAGNLCRCTGYVHIVEAVLAASQGRLAPAEH; translated from the coding sequence ATGTCTCAAGTGATAACTGGCAAGGACGGGGTGAAGCGGTACCTGATCACCCTCAACGTCAACGGCGATGCGCACACCGTGCTGGTCAAGGGCAACGCCATCCTGACCAACGTTTTACGCGATCAGCTCGATCTCACCGGGACCAAGAAGGGGTGCGAGCTCGGCGATTGCGGCTCCTGCACCGTGCTCCTTGACGGCAAGCCCGTCGACTCCTGCCTGGTGCTGGCGGTAGAGGCCGACGGCAGGGAAATCACCACCATCGAGGGGGTGGCCGCCAATAACGAACTCGACGCCATTCAGCAGTCGATGATCAACCACGCCGCCGTACAGTGCGGGTACTGCACCCCGGGGATGGTCCTTTCGGCCAAGGCCCTTCTGACCAACAATCCTCATCCCACCGAACCGGAGGTGCGCGAGGCCATCGCCGGCAACCTCTGCCGCTGCACCGGGTACGTCCACATTGTCGAGGCCGTCCTGGCCGCCTCTCAGGGGCGCCTGGCTCCTGCCGAGCACTAA
- a CDS encoding xanthine dehydrogenase family protein subunit M has protein sequence MYLPDFEYHAPGSVAEACTLLAEFGEKAAVLAGGTDVLHKMKVGKLAPDHLVSLKHLDELREIRYETGRGVVIGGLATHGSLYTSALLQERYLSIPMAAHTMASNQICNLGTVGGNIVNGVPSADLPPILIALQATIKLVSASGERSMPLEEFFCGSAQTVLERGEILTEITIPDQDTTGSTYIKFGLRRSGALAVVGVAAAVTVENDTLLDARIVLASAAPTVMRAREAEDYLRGRKISDEALAKAGELAAAASRPRDSIRGSAEYRRNLVEVLTRRTLRKAVDEGHV, from the coding sequence ATGTATCTGCCGGATTTTGAGTATCATGCCCCGGGGTCTGTGGCCGAGGCCTGCACCCTTCTCGCCGAGTTCGGGGAAAAGGCCGCGGTGCTGGCCGGGGGAACGGATGTCCTCCACAAGATGAAGGTGGGCAAGCTGGCCCCGGATCACCTGGTCTCGTTGAAACATCTGGATGAGCTGCGGGAGATCCGCTATGAGACGGGCCGCGGCGTCGTCATCGGCGGACTGGCCACCCATGGCAGCCTCTACACCTCCGCACTGCTGCAGGAGCGCTATCTTTCGATCCCGATGGCGGCTCATACAATGGCGTCGAACCAGATCTGCAATCTCGGCACCGTGGGAGGCAACATCGTCAACGGGGTCCCTTCGGCGGACCTGCCTCCCATCCTGATCGCGCTTCAGGCCACCATAAAACTGGTCTCCGCGAGCGGCGAACGGAGCATGCCTCTGGAAGAATTTTTCTGCGGATCGGCCCAGACCGTGCTTGAGCGGGGGGAGATCCTCACGGAGATAACCATTCCCGATCAGGACACCACCGGCAGCACCTACATCAAGTTCGGCCTGCGCCGCAGCGGAGCGCTGGCGGTGGTCGGAGTCGCCGCCGCGGTCACCGTTGAGAACGACACGCTGCTGGACGCCCGGATCGTGCTGGCCTCCGCCGCGCCGACGGTGATGCGGGCCCGGGAGGCCGAGGACTACCTGCGGGGCCGCAAGATCAGCGACGAGGCCCTGGCCAAAGCCGGTGAGCTCGCCGCCGCGGCGAGCCGCCCCCGGGACAGCATCCGCGGTTCGGCCGAGTACCGGAGAAATCTGGTGGAGGTGCTCACCAGGCGCACCCTGCGCAAGGCCGTCGACGAAGGACACGTGTGA
- a CDS encoding MarR family winged helix-turn-helix transcriptional regulator, whose translation MISFRDNIVFLIAKAHQQAQGFLKGQLKTFGLTPVQCLLVESLWEEEGLSVGEIGRRLVLDTATLAGVLDRMVNAGWVRREVDSEDARVARVFLTEKAREATAELATTIGSTNNELLNKFSLEEKVLFKRFLRDIHNYD comes from the coding sequence ATGATCAGTTTTCGAGACAATATTGTTTTTTTGATCGCCAAGGCCCATCAGCAGGCCCAGGGGTTTCTGAAGGGGCAGCTCAAGACTTTTGGCCTGACTCCCGTACAGTGCCTTCTGGTGGAATCCCTTTGGGAAGAGGAGGGGCTTTCGGTGGGGGAGATCGGCCGGCGGCTCGTTCTGGATACGGCCACGCTGGCAGGTGTTCTGGATCGGATGGTCAACGCAGGCTGGGTCCGGCGGGAGGTCGATTCGGAGGACGCCCGGGTGGCTCGGGTGTTCCTGACCGAAAAAGCCCGGGAGGCGACAGCCGAACTGGCAACGACCATCGGTTCCACGAATAACGAACTGCTCAACAAGTTCTCCCTGGAGGAGAAGGTGCTCTTCAAGCGTTTTCTGCGTGACATTCACAATTATGATTGA